A single region of the Leptothrix cholodnii SP-6 genome encodes:
- a CDS encoding efflux RND transporter permease subunit, whose amino-acid sequence MFNWIVRYSLHNRLLVLAFAAILMVYGAMTALRTPVDVFPDLNKPLVTVLTEAGGMAPEEVEQLVTFPLETALNGMPGVTRVRSTSGVGLAVVYAEFDWGTDIYRNRQLVAERLALVREQLPAGINPSMGPVSSIMGEVMLLALPLDGGKDGARATPMQAREYADFVLRPRLLSIPGVSQVIPIGGDVRQLRVEPDTARMAQFGVSLSQIESALQGFSSNAGGGFIDLNSREYLIRHIGRTNRVEDLQGLAVAWSGGRAILLEQVASVRYAAGQKRGDGGYNGVPAVVVSIQKQPAADTVRLTRDIESALDELKQGRPAGLSEPRVLFRQADFILASVGNVSEALRDGAVMVAIVLFAFLLSARTTLISLVAIPLSLAVTALILKLMGQSINVMTLGGLAIAIGELVDDAVVDVENILRRLKQNRALARPLPLLEVVRQASVEVRSGIVYATIIVALVFVPLFALPGIEGRLFTPLGIAYIVSILASMFVSMTVTPVLCSYLLPRMKRLGHGDSPVVARLKRLDERLLNWSFARARLLMSLAVMAVVVAATTVPYFPRAFLPPFNEGSLVLGMVFNPGTSLAEANRMGSLAETLIQEVPEVTQVGRRTGRAELDEHAEGVHSAEIDVDLKRSDRNREQIMAHLRAKLAVLPAQVAIGQPISHRLDHLLSGVRAQIALKVFGDDTDTLRGLAEQLRQGLVSVPGLVDLTVEKQVLIPQITVRIDHRKAAQAGLSPGEAIRVLQALTDGAHGAQIVDGARRYDLVLRLPDAARSPQDLARTLIDTPAGRLPVSAIASVEENDGPNQIGRENGRRRIVVYANTDGSDMSRIVADVRAVIASTPMPQATFVSLEGQFQAQEQATQLIVGLSLVSLLLVALVLYSRYKSMVLAGIIMANIPLALIGSVVAMWIAGVSLSVASMVGFITLAGISTRNGILKVSHYVNLCRLEGEQFGPAMVVRGSLERLTPVLMTALVAAFALTPLLLSADAPGKEILHPVAVVIFGGLVSSTLLDTLLTPVLYLKFGRKATERLLEQEQQPGTTTQGPQEAY is encoded by the coding sequence ATGTTCAATTGGATCGTCCGATACAGCCTGCACAACCGGCTGCTCGTCCTCGCATTCGCCGCCATCCTGATGGTCTACGGGGCCATGACGGCTCTGCGCACGCCGGTGGACGTGTTTCCCGACCTCAACAAGCCGCTCGTCACCGTGCTGACCGAAGCCGGCGGCATGGCGCCCGAGGAGGTCGAGCAACTGGTGACCTTCCCGCTCGAAACCGCGCTCAACGGCATGCCCGGCGTGACGCGGGTGCGCTCGACCTCCGGCGTGGGCCTGGCGGTGGTCTACGCCGAGTTCGACTGGGGCACCGACATCTACCGCAACCGCCAGCTGGTCGCCGAACGGCTGGCGCTGGTGCGCGAGCAGTTGCCCGCCGGCATCAACCCGTCGATGGGGCCGGTGTCGTCGATCATGGGCGAGGTCATGCTGCTGGCCCTGCCGCTCGATGGTGGCAAGGATGGCGCGCGGGCCACGCCGATGCAGGCGCGCGAGTACGCCGACTTCGTGCTGCGCCCGCGGCTGCTGTCCATCCCCGGGGTGTCGCAGGTGATCCCGATCGGCGGCGACGTGCGGCAGTTGCGGGTCGAACCCGACACGGCGCGCATGGCGCAGTTCGGTGTTTCCCTGAGCCAGATCGAGAGCGCGCTGCAGGGTTTCTCGTCCAACGCCGGCGGCGGGTTCATCGACCTGAACAGCCGCGAATACCTGATCCGCCACATCGGCCGTACCAACCGGGTGGAGGACCTGCAAGGCCTGGCGGTGGCCTGGTCCGGCGGGCGCGCGATCCTGCTGGAGCAGGTCGCCAGCGTGCGCTACGCCGCCGGCCAGAAGCGCGGCGACGGCGGCTACAACGGCGTGCCGGCGGTGGTGGTGAGCATCCAGAAACAGCCCGCGGCCGACACCGTGCGCCTCACCCGCGACATCGAGTCGGCGCTGGACGAACTCAAGCAGGGCCGGCCCGCCGGCCTGAGCGAGCCGCGCGTGCTGTTCCGGCAGGCCGACTTCATCCTGGCCTCGGTGGGCAACGTCAGCGAGGCGCTGCGGGACGGGGCGGTGATGGTCGCCATCGTGCTGTTCGCCTTCCTGCTGTCGGCGCGCACCACGCTGATCTCGCTGGTCGCGATTCCGCTGTCGCTGGCGGTCACGGCGCTGATCCTCAAGCTGATGGGGCAGTCCATCAACGTGATGACGCTGGGCGGTCTGGCGATCGCCATCGGCGAGCTGGTCGACGATGCGGTGGTGGACGTCGAGAACATCCTGCGCCGCCTGAAGCAGAACCGCGCGCTGGCCCGGCCGCTGCCGCTGCTCGAAGTGGTGCGCCAGGCCAGCGTCGAGGTCCGCTCGGGCATCGTCTACGCCACCATCATCGTGGCGCTGGTGTTCGTGCCGCTGTTCGCGCTGCCGGGCATCGAGGGCCGGCTGTTCACGCCGCTGGGCATCGCCTACATCGTCTCGATCCTGGCGTCGATGTTCGTGTCGATGACGGTCACGCCGGTGCTGTGTTCCTACCTGCTGCCGCGCATGAAACGCCTCGGCCACGGCGACAGCCCGGTGGTGGCGCGTCTGAAGCGCCTGGACGAGCGGCTGCTGAACTGGTCGTTCGCGCGCGCCCGGCTGCTGATGAGCCTGGCGGTGATGGCGGTGGTGGTGGCCGCCACCACCGTGCCCTACTTCCCGCGTGCCTTCCTGCCGCCGTTCAACGAGGGCTCGCTGGTGCTGGGCATGGTGTTCAACCCGGGCACCTCGCTGGCCGAGGCGAACCGGATGGGCTCATTGGCCGAGACGCTCATCCAGGAGGTGCCCGAGGTCACCCAGGTCGGCCGTCGCACCGGTCGTGCCGAGCTCGACGAACACGCCGAAGGTGTGCACTCGGCCGAGATCGACGTCGACCTCAAACGCAGCGATCGCAACCGCGAACAGATCATGGCGCACCTGCGCGCCAAGCTCGCGGTGCTGCCGGCGCAGGTCGCCATCGGCCAGCCGATCTCGCACCGCCTCGACCACCTGCTGTCGGGCGTGCGGGCGCAGATCGCGCTGAAGGTGTTCGGCGACGACACCGACACGCTACGCGGTCTGGCCGAGCAGTTGCGGCAAGGTCTGGTCAGCGTGCCAGGCCTGGTCGACCTGACGGTCGAGAAGCAGGTGCTGATCCCGCAGATCACCGTGCGGATCGATCACCGCAAGGCGGCCCAGGCGGGCCTGTCGCCGGGTGAGGCGATCCGGGTGCTGCAGGCGCTGACGGACGGCGCGCACGGCGCCCAGATCGTCGACGGCGCGCGCCGCTACGACCTGGTGCTGCGCCTGCCCGACGCGGCGCGCAGCCCGCAGGACCTGGCCCGCACGCTGATCGACACGCCCGCGGGCCGGCTGCCGGTATCGGCCATCGCCAGCGTCGAGGAGAACGACGGCCCGAACCAGATCGGGCGCGAGAACGGCCGGCGCCGCATCGTCGTCTACGCCAACACCGACGGCTCGGACATGAGCCGCATCGTGGCCGACGTGCGGGCCGTGATCGCCAGCACCCCCATGCCGCAGGCCACCTTCGTCAGCCTGGAGGGTCAGTTCCAGGCCCAGGAGCAGGCCACGCAGCTGATCGTCGGGCTGTCGCTGGTGTCGCTGCTGCTGGTCGCGCTGGTGCTGTACTCGCGCTACAAGTCGATGGTGCTGGCGGGCATCATCATGGCCAACATCCCGCTGGCCTTGATCGGCAGCGTGGTGGCGATGTGGATCGCCGGGGTCAGCCTGTCGGTGGCCTCGATGGTGGGCTTCATCACGCTGGCGGGCATCTCGACGCGCAACGGCATCCTGAAGGTCAGCCACTACGTCAACCTGTGCCGGCTCGAAGGGGAGCAGTTCGGCCCGGCGATGGTGGTGCGCGGCTCGCTGGAGCGGCTCACGCCGGTGCTGATGACCGCGCTGGTGGCGGCCTTCGCGCTGACGCCGCTGCTGCTGTCGGCCGATGCCCCGGGCAAAGAGATCCTGCATCCGGTGGCGGTGGTGATCTTCGGCGGGCTGGTCAGCTCGACGCTGCTCGACACCCTGCTCACGCCGGTGCTGTACCTGAAGTTCGGCCGCAAGGCCACCGAGCGCCTGCTCGAACAGGAGCAGCAGCCCGGCACCACGACGCAAGGCCCTCAAGAGGCTTACTGA
- a CDS encoding copper-transporting P-type ATPase — protein sequence MDTKTHAGHVGHLQPASSAATPAVDAPAGTIYTCPMHPEIRQDQPGNCPKCGMTLEPVIPDLDETENPELADFKRRFWWTLPLTVIVTVLAMFGHRFGWFDMARQSWIELALTLPIVLWAGAPFFVRGVRSIAHRSPNMWTLIGLGTGAAFVYSVVATVAPQVFPASFVSMGRVAVYFEAAAVIISLTLLGQILELKARSQTSAAIRSLLGLAPKTARRIAADGSESDVPLAHVHVGDRLRVRPGEKVPVDGVVIEGSSALDESMLTGEPLPVTKRVGDKLIGATLNTSGALVMRSEHVGSATVLAQIVQMVAMAQRSRAPMQRMADTVAGYFVVGVVGVAVLTFFGWGLFGPEPSWVYGLINAVAVLIIACPCALGLATPMSIMVATGLGATHGVLFRDAAAIENLRRIDTLIVDKTGTLTEGRPSFERAVGTAGYTDDEVLWLAASLDQGSEHPLAAAIVAAARQRGLALDKPEQFDSESGIGVRGRVGGQALALGNTALMAQLGVDVSPLATQAEALRSQGASVMHLAVDARLAGLLAVSDPIKATSAEALASLRAAGLRVVMATGDGLTTARAVGQRLGLTEIHGEVKPADKLRLVEQLQAEGRRVAMAGDGINDAPALARADVGIAMGTGTDVAMNSAQLTLVKGDLRGIATARALSVATVANMKQNLAFAFVYNALGVPLAAGVLFPFTGWLLSPMIAALAMSLSSASVITNALRLRRAALRQD from the coding sequence ATGGACACGAAGACACACGCCGGCCACGTTGGCCACCTGCAACCTGCGTCGTCAGCCGCAACACCCGCGGTCGACGCGCCGGCAGGCACGATCTACACCTGCCCGATGCACCCCGAGATCCGCCAGGACCAGCCCGGCAACTGCCCCAAATGCGGCATGACGCTGGAGCCGGTGATTCCCGATCTCGACGAGACGGAGAACCCGGAACTCGCCGACTTCAAGCGCCGCTTCTGGTGGACGCTGCCCTTGACGGTGATCGTCACCGTGCTGGCCATGTTCGGCCACCGCTTCGGCTGGTTCGACATGGCCCGGCAGAGCTGGATCGAGCTGGCGCTGACGCTGCCGATCGTGCTCTGGGCCGGCGCCCCCTTCTTCGTGCGCGGCGTGCGGTCGATCGCCCACCGCAGCCCCAACATGTGGACGCTGATCGGCCTGGGCACCGGCGCGGCCTTCGTCTACAGCGTCGTCGCCACCGTCGCGCCGCAGGTCTTCCCGGCGTCCTTCGTCTCGATGGGGCGGGTGGCGGTGTACTTCGAGGCCGCGGCCGTCATCATCTCGCTGACGCTGCTGGGCCAGATCCTGGAGTTGAAGGCGCGCTCGCAGACCTCGGCGGCGATCAGGTCGCTACTCGGGCTCGCGCCGAAGACCGCACGGCGCATCGCGGCCGATGGCAGCGAGTCCGACGTGCCGCTCGCGCACGTGCACGTCGGCGATCGGCTGCGCGTGCGGCCTGGCGAGAAGGTGCCGGTCGACGGCGTCGTCATCGAGGGCAGCAGCGCGCTCGACGAATCGATGCTGACCGGCGAGCCGCTTCCCGTGACCAAGCGCGTGGGCGACAAGCTGATCGGCGCCACCCTGAACACCAGCGGCGCGCTGGTGATGCGCTCGGAGCATGTCGGCTCGGCCACGGTGCTTGCGCAGATCGTGCAGATGGTCGCGATGGCGCAACGCTCGCGCGCGCCGATGCAGCGCATGGCCGACACCGTGGCCGGCTACTTCGTCGTCGGCGTAGTGGGTGTCGCCGTGCTGACCTTCTTCGGCTGGGGCCTGTTCGGGCCCGAGCCGAGCTGGGTCTACGGCCTGATCAACGCGGTGGCGGTGCTCATCATTGCTTGCCCCTGCGCGCTGGGCCTGGCCACGCCGATGTCGATCATGGTCGCCACCGGCCTGGGCGCCACCCACGGCGTGCTGTTCCGCGATGCCGCCGCGATCGAGAACCTGCGCAGGATCGACACCCTGATCGTCGACAAGACCGGCACGCTCACCGAAGGCCGTCCGAGCTTCGAGCGCGCCGTCGGGACAGCCGGATACACGGACGACGAGGTGCTCTGGCTGGCCGCCAGCCTCGACCAGGGCAGCGAGCACCCGCTGGCCGCGGCGATCGTCGCCGCGGCCCGGCAACGTGGGCTCGCCCTCGACAAGCCCGAGCAGTTCGACTCCGAATCCGGCATCGGCGTGCGCGGCCGCGTCGGTGGCCAGGCCCTCGCGCTGGGCAACACGGCGTTGATGGCGCAACTCGGCGTCGACGTGTCGCCCCTGGCCACGCAGGCCGAGGCCCTGCGCAGCCAGGGCGCCAGCGTGATGCACCTGGCGGTCGACGCCAGGCTGGCCGGCCTGCTGGCGGTGTCCGATCCGATCAAGGCGACGAGCGCAGAGGCGCTGGCGTCGTTGCGCGCGGCCGGCCTGCGGGTGGTGATGGCCACCGGCGACGGCCTGACCACCGCGCGCGCAGTCGGCCAGCGCCTGGGGCTGACCGAGATCCACGGCGAAGTGAAGCCGGCCGACAAGCTCAGGCTGGTCGAGCAACTGCAGGCCGAGGGCCGGCGCGTCGCGATGGCCGGCGACGGCATCAACGATGCGCCCGCGCTGGCCCGCGCCGATGTCGGCATCGCCATGGGCACCGGCACCGACGTGGCGATGAACAGCGCCCAGCTCACGCTCGTCAAGGGTGACCTGCGCGGCATCGCCACCGCGCGCGCGCTGTCGGTCGCCACTGTGGCCAACATGAAGCAGAACCTGGCCTTCGCCTTCGTCTACAACGCGCTGGGCGTGCCGCTGGCGGCCGGCGTGCTGTTCCCGTTCACCGGCTGGCTGCTGTCGCCGATGATCGCGGCGCTGGCGATGAGTCTGAGCTCGGCCTCGGTGATCACCAATGCGCTGCGCCTGCGCCGCGCCGCATTGCGTCAGGACTGA
- a CDS encoding ankyrin repeat domain-containing protein produces MRHPNLTDRALLAALAALLGAMPAAAQVGPAEAEIAAYARSAETALHAAAQRGDLPALRALLARPDAAVRIKARDGHGRTALHVATFARQREAIRLLAGAGTDLGALENDRYDAVTIAAVADDETTLRVLLELGASAKLVTSRYDGTALIAAAHLGHDGVVRQLIAAGAPLDHVNNLHWTALIEAVVLGDGGPRHQATVRALVEAGADRSLKDRHGRTALELARERGYAELVRLLGA; encoded by the coding sequence ATGCGACATCCGAATCTGACCGATCGCGCGCTGCTGGCCGCTCTGGCGGCGCTGCTGGGCGCCATGCCCGCAGCGGCGCAGGTCGGCCCCGCCGAGGCCGAGATCGCCGCCTACGCGCGCTCGGCCGAAACCGCCTTGCACGCCGCCGCGCAGCGCGGCGACCTGCCGGCCTTGCGTGCGCTGCTGGCGCGGCCCGATGCGGCCGTGCGCATCAAGGCGCGTGACGGCCACGGCCGCACCGCGCTGCATGTGGCCACCTTCGCGCGCCAGCGCGAGGCGATCCGCCTGCTGGCCGGCGCCGGCACCGATCTCGGCGCGCTCGAGAACGACCGCTACGACGCCGTCACCATCGCCGCGGTGGCCGATGACGAGACCACGCTGCGCGTGCTGCTCGAACTCGGCGCCAGCGCGAAGCTCGTCACCAGCCGCTACGACGGCACCGCGCTGATCGCGGCGGCGCACCTCGGCCACGACGGCGTGGTGCGCCAGCTGATCGCCGCCGGTGCGCCGCTCGACCACGTCAACAACCTGCACTGGACGGCGCTGATCGAGGCCGTCGTGCTGGGTGACGGCGGGCCGCGCCACCAGGCCACCGTGCGCGCGCTGGTCGAGGCCGGCGCCGATCGCAGCCTGAAGGACCGGCACGGCCGCACGGCGCTCGAACTCGCGCGTGAGCGCGGCTACGCCGAGCTGGTGCGTCTGCTCGGCGCGTGA
- a CDS encoding GlcG/HbpS family heme-binding protein, whose protein sequence is MSLRTPVLVLATLAALGSTSLAAQAQSAAAPAVRTERNIGLELANQIAAGAVASCSAAGYNVTATVVDRAGGVRAVQRADNAGAHTLEASRLKAYTSASAKNATLAMMEGAQKNPAAANLVHIPGFLLLGGGVPVKVGNEVIGAVGVGGAPGGHLDEQCAVAALDKVKDQLK, encoded by the coding sequence ATGTCGCTGCGCACCCCCGTTCTCGTTCTCGCCACGCTTGCTGCGCTGGGCTCGACCAGCCTGGCCGCGCAGGCCCAGTCGGCCGCTGCACCGGCGGTGCGCACCGAGCGCAACATCGGCCTCGAGCTGGCCAACCAGATCGCCGCCGGCGCGGTCGCCAGCTGTTCGGCGGCGGGCTACAACGTCACCGCCACGGTGGTCGACCGCGCCGGTGGCGTGCGGGCGGTGCAACGCGCCGACAACGCCGGCGCGCACACGCTCGAAGCCAGCCGCCTGAAGGCCTACACCTCGGCCTCGGCGAAGAACGCCACGCTGGCGATGATGGAAGGCGCGCAGAAGAACCCGGCCGCCGCCAACCTGGTCCACATCCCCGGCTTCCTGCTGCTCGGCGGCGGCGTGCCGGTGAAGGTGGGCAACGAGGTGATCGGCGCGGTCGGCGTCGGCGGTGCGCCCGGTGGCCATCTCGACGAGCAGTGCGCCGTCGCCGCGCTCGACAAGGTCAAGGACCAGCTGAAGTGA
- the flhD gene encoding flagellar transcriptional regulator FlhD has protein sequence MNTEQILAEIREANLSYLMLAQSLIRADREQALFRLGISEESAAILDTLSPSQIMKIASSNTLLCRMRVDDDLVWGLLTNHGKSAANDGISRLHASILMAGRHHEAA, from the coding sequence ATGAACACCGAACAGATCCTTGCCGAAATCCGCGAAGCCAACCTGTCCTACCTGATGCTCGCTCAGAGCCTGATCCGGGCAGACCGCGAACAAGCCCTGTTCCGCCTGGGTATTTCGGAAGAAAGCGCCGCCATCCTCGACACCCTGTCGCCGTCGCAGATCATGAAGATCGCCTCGAGCAACACGTTGCTGTGCCGCATGCGCGTCGACGACGACCTGGTCTGGGGCCTGCTCACCAACCACGGCAAGAGCGCCGCCAACGACGGCATCTCGCGCCTGCACGCCAGCATCCTGATGGCCGGCCGCCATCACGAAGCGGCCTGA
- the flhC gene encoding flagellar transcriptional regulator FlhC: protein MRAKSILTEAKQIDRAVTLIKLGARLQVLESETDLSYERLLRLYKEVAGKSPSKGQLPFSTDWFMTWQPNIHASLFLNTHEYLNKVAEMDEIDTVIKAYQLYLEQTQSQGLEPLLSVTRAWRLVKFVDNGMLTMTACSKCGGHFVTHPHEIAKHYVCGLCNPPARAGKGKASGGLQLH, encoded by the coding sequence ATGCGAGCCAAGAGCATCCTGACCGAAGCCAAGCAGATCGATCGCGCCGTGACGCTGATCAAGCTCGGCGCCCGCCTGCAGGTGCTGGAGTCGGAGACCGACCTGTCCTACGAGCGCCTGCTGCGCCTGTACAAGGAAGTCGCCGGCAAGTCGCCGAGCAAGGGTCAGCTGCCGTTCTCGACCGACTGGTTCATGACCTGGCAGCCCAACATCCACGCCAGCCTGTTCCTGAACACGCATGAGTACCTCAACAAGGTCGCCGAGATGGACGAGATCGACACCGTCATCAAGGCCTACCAGCTCTACCTCGAGCAGACGCAATCGCAGGGTCTCGAGCCCCTGTTGTCGGTGACCCGTGCCTGGCGGCTGGTCAAGTTCGTCGACAACGGCATGCTCACGATGACCGCCTGCTCCAAGTGCGGCGGCCACTTCGTGACCCACCCGCACGAGATCGCCAAGCACTACGTGTGCGGCCTTTGCAACCCGCCGGCGCGGGCCGGCAAGGGCAAGGCCAGCGGCGGCCTGCAGCTGCACTGA
- a CDS encoding 2-dehydropantoate 2-reductase, whose product MTHALVEPARVSADEPDAQVRVAVVGVGAIGGVFAGWLGSRLPAGRIRLSALARGDTLRALQAQGLVLQEAAGPVHVPLHASDDPAALGPQDLVILAVKGPALAAVAPAVRALLAPHTTVLVAMNGVPWWFFDGLPGSCEGLALDTVDPGGVIAAAIPGRHVLGCVVHVSASAPGPGEVANVRHNSLIIGEPAGGLSPRVDATAALLAEAGFAVTRSERIQHDIWFKLWGNMTMNPVSALTGVTCDRILDDPLVRAFCSAVMTEAQAIGRHIGCDIDQQPDDRHAITRGLGAFKTSMLQDLEAGRALEIDGLVGAVREIGQHLGLHTPHTDALLGLVRLMAQGRGLYPVRT is encoded by the coding sequence ATGACACACGCCTTGGTAGAACCCGCCCGCGTCAGCGCTGACGAACCGGACGCGCAGGTGCGCGTTGCGGTGGTCGGCGTGGGCGCCATCGGCGGCGTGTTCGCCGGCTGGCTGGGCTCGCGCCTGCCGGCCGGGCGCATCCGGCTGTCGGCATTGGCACGCGGCGACACCCTGCGCGCGCTGCAGGCGCAGGGGCTGGTCCTGCAGGAGGCGGCAGGCCCCGTGCACGTGCCCTTGCACGCCAGCGACGACCCGGCTGCGCTCGGTCCGCAGGACCTGGTGATCCTCGCCGTCAAGGGCCCCGCGCTGGCCGCCGTGGCGCCGGCTGTGCGTGCGCTGCTGGCGCCGCACACCACCGTGCTGGTCGCCATGAACGGCGTGCCGTGGTGGTTCTTCGACGGCCTGCCGGGGTCCTGCGAAGGGCTGGCGCTGGACACGGTCGACCCGGGCGGCGTGATCGCTGCGGCCATCCCCGGTCGCCACGTGCTGGGCTGCGTGGTGCACGTCAGCGCCAGCGCGCCGGGGCCGGGCGAGGTCGCCAACGTGCGGCACAACAGCCTGATCATCGGCGAGCCCGCGGGCGGGCTTTCGCCGCGTGTCGATGCCACCGCCGCGCTGCTCGCCGAGGCCGGTTTTGCCGTGACCCGCAGCGAGCGCATCCAGCACGACATCTGGTTCAAGCTGTGGGGCAACATGACCATGAACCCGGTGTCGGCGCTGACCGGCGTCACGTGCGACCGCATCCTCGACGACCCGCTGGTGCGTGCCTTCTGCAGCGCCGTGATGACCGAGGCCCAGGCCATCGGACGACACATCGGCTGCGACATCGACCAGCAGCCCGACGACCGCCACGCCATCACCCGCGGCCTGGGCGCCTTCAAGACCTCGATGCTGCAGGACCTGGAGGCCGGCCGCGCGCTGGAGATCGACGGCCTGGTCGGCGCGGTGCGCGAGATCGGCCAGCACCTGGGCCTGCACACCCCCCACACCGATGCGCTGCTGGGCTTGGTGCGCCTGATGGCGCAGGGCCGCGGCTTGTATCCCGTCAGAACCTGA
- a CDS encoding NAD(P)-binding domain-containing protein yields the protein MNKRVAVIGAGPSGLAQLRAFQSAAAKGAEIPEVVCFEKQGNWGGLWNYTWRTGLDQYGEQVHCSMYRYLWSNGPKEGLEFADYSFDEHFGRPIASYPPRAVLFDYIEGRVKKAGVRDWIRFNTAVRQVTFDAESAQFTVTVHDLVNDRTYSELFDYVVVASGHFSTPNVPSFAGFEGFNGRVLHAHDFRDAREFAGKDVLLIGTSYSAEDIGSQCWKYGARSITISHRTKPMGFNWPDNWSEVPLLERVDGHTALFRDGSSKHIDAIILCTGYVHHFPFLGDDLRLKTSNRLWPLGLYNGVVWEKNPQLFYVGMQDQWYTFNMFDAQAWYARDVMLGRLPLPDLATMQAESADWRKREEALADDYAAIRYQSEYTAGLAALTDYPPLNIEGMNEAFFQWKKHKKEDIMGFRNNSYRSAITGTISPPHHTPWKDALDDSLESYLGKP from the coding sequence ATGAACAAGCGTGTCGCCGTCATCGGTGCGGGTCCCTCTGGCCTGGCCCAGTTGCGGGCGTTCCAGTCGGCAGCGGCCAAGGGTGCCGAGATCCCCGAAGTGGTCTGCTTCGAGAAGCAGGGCAACTGGGGCGGGTTGTGGAACTACACCTGGCGCACCGGCCTCGACCAGTACGGCGAACAGGTGCATTGCTCGATGTACCGCTACCTGTGGTCCAACGGCCCGAAAGAGGGGCTGGAGTTCGCGGACTACAGCTTCGACGAACACTTCGGTCGCCCGATCGCCTCGTACCCGCCGCGGGCCGTGCTGTTCGACTACATCGAGGGCCGCGTCAAGAAGGCCGGCGTGCGCGACTGGATCCGCTTCAACACCGCCGTGCGTCAGGTCACCTTCGACGCCGAGAGTGCGCAATTCACCGTGACCGTGCACGACCTGGTCAATGACCGCACCTATTCGGAGCTTTTCGATTACGTGGTAGTGGCCTCGGGGCATTTCTCGACCCCCAATGTGCCGTCCTTCGCGGGCTTCGAGGGCTTCAATGGCCGGGTGCTGCATGCGCACGATTTCCGCGATGCGCGCGAATTCGCCGGCAAGGACGTGCTGCTGATCGGCACCAGCTATTCGGCCGAGGACATCGGCTCGCAGTGCTGGAAATACGGCGCCAGGTCGATCACCATCAGCCATCGCACCAAGCCGATGGGTTTCAACTGGCCCGACAACTGGTCCGAAGTGCCGCTGCTGGAGCGGGTCGATGGCCACACGGCACTGTTTCGCGACGGCAGCAGCAAGCACATCGACGCGATCATCCTCTGCACGGGCTATGTGCACCACTTTCCCTTCCTGGGCGACGACCTGCGCCTGAAGACCAGCAACCGCCTCTGGCCGCTCGGTCTCTACAACGGCGTGGTGTGGGAGAAGAACCCGCAGCTCTTCTACGTCGGCATGCAGGACCAGTGGTACACCTTCAACATGTTCGACGCGCAGGCCTGGTATGCCCGCGACGTGATGCTGGGCCGCCTGCCATTGCCTGACCTTGCGACGATGCAGGCCGAAAGCGCCGATTGGCGCAAGCGAGAAGAAGCACTGGCCGACGATTACGCCGCCATCCGCTACCAGAGCGAATACACCGCCGGCCTGGCCGCATTGACCGACTACCCGCCACTCAACATCGAAGGCATGAACGAGGCCTTCTTCCAATGGAAGAAGCACAAGAAGGAAGACATCATGGGCTTTCGCAACAACAGCTATCGCTCGGCCATCACCGGCACCATTTCGCCACCGCACCACACGCCGTGGAAAGACGCGCTGGACGATTCGCTCGAGAGCTATCTCGGCAAGCCCTGA